Proteins encoded within one genomic window of Geotalea daltonii FRC-32:
- the fdnG gene encoding formate dehydrogenase-N subunit alpha: MAVSRRQFLQGGALAAAGLALTGKPGEASVDAPQMRTKGLKSSTTICPFCAVGCGLIVHTRNGKIVNIEGDPDHPINHGALCPKGGALFQIANNERRLQKVMYRAPRSDKWEEKSWDWALERIAKNMKETRDKTFKTTEINKKDNKEYLVNRTEGLAFFGGAGLDNEECYLWSKFGRAMGVANLEHQARLUHSATVAGLAASFGRGAMTNHWIDLKNSDAILAIGCNPAENHPISFKWIEESLDNGGKLIAVDPRFTRTASKADIYAQIRPGTDIAFLGGLINYALSHNLIHQEYVREYTNATFIVNDKFDFEQGMFCGFDDTEKSYDLKMLAYELDGAGNPKQDRSMQHPRSVFQLMRKHFFRYDVNTVCAITGTKKDEYLNVAKTFCGTGRPDKAGTILYAMGITQSTHGTQNVRAISMLQMLLGNIGIAGGGINALRGESNVQGSTDYGLLFHILPGYLKSPEFDNVDLKTYLEKWTPKTKDKKSANWWGNTPKYTVSLLKAWYGDNATRDNDFCYSYLPKRSGNYSYMKLIEKMGKGELEGLVCMGMNPAMGGPDSTNARDALGKLKWLVTVDLWETETSIFWKRPGVDPKKIDTEVFMLPAASSVEKEGSISNSGRWAQWRYKAQEPVGESRSDLHIIHEFFTRVRDLYKKEGGAFPEPITKLAWNYGTGHEPDVHQVAKEINGYFTKDMTIKDKDKTLEFKAGDQVPMFKYLQDDGSTVSGCWIYCGSYTKEGNQMARRDASDPTGLGLFPKWSWCWPVNRRIIYNRASVNPDGVPFNPKRVVIAWDGLEKKWQGDVPDGPWPPMNDDKEGKYPFIMLAEGHARLYGLDLKDGPFPEHYEPVESPARNLLSPVQNNPVVKLPKNVSSDLAKFPYIGTTYRVTEHWQAGAMTRNLPWLVELVPDMFVELSETLAKEKGIHQGDKVRISTVRGTIEATALVTARLKPFNVDGKMIEQVGMPWHFGYAGLAKGDSGNVLTPSVGCANTSIPEFKAFLCNIEKGGKRS, from the coding sequence ATGGCAGTTTCACGAAGACAATTCCTGCAGGGGGGCGCATTGGCAGCGGCAGGGCTGGCGCTTACCGGCAAGCCCGGGGAGGCAAGCGTCGATGCGCCCCAGATGCGGACCAAGGGCCTGAAGTCATCCACCACCATCTGCCCGTTCTGCGCCGTCGGCTGCGGTCTGATCGTCCACACCCGGAACGGCAAGATCGTCAATATCGAAGGAGACCCGGATCACCCCATCAACCATGGGGCGCTCTGTCCCAAGGGGGGCGCCCTGTTTCAGATCGCTAACAACGAGCGGCGTCTGCAGAAGGTCATGTACCGTGCCCCCCGTTCCGACAAATGGGAAGAAAAGTCCTGGGATTGGGCACTGGAGCGGATCGCCAAAAACATGAAGGAAACCCGAGACAAGACCTTCAAGACGACAGAGATCAACAAGAAGGACAATAAAGAGTACCTGGTGAACAGGACCGAGGGGCTTGCTTTTTTCGGTGGCGCAGGGTTGGACAACGAGGAATGCTACCTCTGGTCCAAGTTTGGCCGGGCCATGGGTGTGGCTAACCTGGAACACCAGGCCCGACTTTGACACAGTGCTACAGTCGCCGGTCTGGCGGCTTCATTCGGTCGTGGTGCCATGACCAATCACTGGATTGACCTGAAGAACTCCGATGCCATTCTGGCCATCGGCTGCAACCCGGCCGAGAACCATCCTATCTCCTTCAAATGGATCGAGGAGTCACTGGATAACGGCGGCAAGCTCATTGCCGTCGATCCCCGTTTTACCCGGACCGCCTCAAAGGCGGACATTTATGCCCAGATCCGGCCGGGCACCGATATCGCCTTTCTCGGCGGGCTGATCAACTATGCCCTCAGCCATAACCTGATCCACCAGGAATACGTGCGGGAGTACACCAACGCCACCTTCATCGTCAACGATAAGTTCGATTTCGAACAGGGAATGTTCTGCGGCTTTGACGACACGGAGAAGAGCTACGATTTAAAGATGCTTGCCTATGAGCTGGACGGTGCCGGCAACCCGAAGCAGGACCGCTCCATGCAGCATCCCCGCTCCGTTTTCCAGCTGATGCGTAAGCACTTCTTCCGTTATGACGTGAATACCGTCTGCGCCATCACCGGCACGAAAAAGGACGAGTACCTGAATGTAGCCAAGACTTTTTGTGGCACCGGCCGTCCCGACAAGGCCGGGACCATCCTCTACGCCATGGGCATCACCCAGTCTACCCACGGCACCCAGAACGTGCGTGCCATATCAATGCTGCAGATGCTCCTGGGCAACATCGGCATCGCCGGCGGCGGCATCAATGCCCTGCGCGGCGAGAGCAACGTCCAGGGTTCCACCGACTACGGGCTCCTCTTCCACATCCTGCCGGGCTACCTGAAATCCCCGGAGTTCGACAACGTGGACCTGAAGACCTACCTGGAGAAATGGACCCCCAAAACCAAGGACAAGAAGAGCGCCAACTGGTGGGGCAACACGCCGAAATATACGGTGAGCCTCCTGAAGGCCTGGTACGGCGACAACGCCACAAGGGACAACGACTTCTGCTACAGCTATCTCCCCAAGCGGAGCGGCAACTACTCCTATATGAAACTGATCGAGAAGATGGGCAAGGGGGAACTGGAGGGGCTGGTCTGCATGGGCATGAACCCGGCCATGGGGGGGCCCGACTCCACCAATGCCAGGGATGCCCTGGGCAAACTGAAATGGCTGGTCACCGTGGACCTGTGGGAAACGGAGACCTCCATCTTCTGGAAGCGCCCCGGCGTTGACCCGAAGAAAATTGATACTGAAGTATTCATGCTTCCTGCCGCCTCCAGCGTGGAAAAGGAAGGTTCCATTTCCAACTCGGGCCGCTGGGCCCAGTGGCGCTACAAGGCCCAGGAGCCGGTAGGCGAATCCAGGAGCGACCTGCACATCATCCACGAGTTCTTCACCAGGGTCAGGGACCTCTACAAGAAGGAAGGGGGCGCCTTTCCCGAGCCGATTACCAAGCTCGCCTGGAACTACGGCACCGGCCATGAGCCCGATGTGCACCAGGTGGCCAAGGAGATCAACGGCTACTTCACGAAAGACATGACCATCAAGGACAAGGACAAGACCCTTGAATTCAAGGCAGGGGATCAGGTCCCCATGTTCAAGTACCTCCAGGACGATGGCTCCACCGTCTCCGGCTGCTGGATCTACTGCGGTTCCTATACCAAGGAAGGCAACCAGATGGCCCGCCGCGATGCCAGCGATCCCACCGGCCTCGGCCTTTTCCCCAAATGGTCCTGGTGCTGGCCGGTCAACCGCCGCATCATTTACAACCGCGCCTCGGTCAATCCCGACGGTGTTCCCTTCAATCCCAAGCGGGTGGTGATCGCCTGGGACGGGCTGGAGAAGAAGTGGCAGGGGGATGTGCCTGACGGGCCGTGGCCTCCCATGAACGACGACAAGGAGGGGAAATATCCCTTCATCATGCTGGCCGAGGGGCATGCCCGTCTCTACGGCCTGGATCTGAAAGATGGCCCGTTCCCCGAGCACTACGAGCCGGTGGAGAGCCCGGCCAGGAACCTTTTGTCGCCGGTGCAGAACAACCCGGTGGTCAAACTGCCGAAGAACGTCTCCTCCGATCTGGCGAAATTCCCGTATATCGGCACCACCTACCGGGTCACCGAGCACTGGCAGGCCGGGGCCATGACCCGCAACCTCCCCTGGCTGGTGGAACTGGTGCCCGACATGTTCGTGGAACTCTCGGAAACCCTGGCCAAAGAGAAGGGAATCCACCAGGGGGACAAGGTGAGAATCAGCACCGTGCGCGGCACCATCGAAGCGACGGCGCTGGTGACGGCACGGCTCAAACCATTCAATGTTGATGGAAAAATGATCGAGCAGGTGGGGATGCCTTGGCACTTCGGCTATGCGGGCCTGGCCAAGGGGGACAGCGGCAACGTCCTGACCCCGTCCGTTGGCTGCGCCAATACCAGTATTCCCGAATTCAAGGCATTTCTCTGTAACATCGAAAAAGGAGGTAAACGCTCATGA
- a CDS encoding sigma-54-dependent transcriptional regulator: MSETRIFICDDEEGILKYMKKLLESQGLVVETFTSGKMLLARLQQGPNADLLLQDVKMPDMDGLQILQEVKKLRPGLPVVIMTAFGTIDAAVEAMKLGAYDYVTKPFPKEKILGVLENVLERELLRKENQQLKEELGKVTLTDAIVFASDRFREVYELTLEVAASEANILILGESGTGKELIAGAIHRHSKRRGRRILSINCAALSDTLLESQLFGHVRGAFTGATTNQKGLLEEADSGTLFMDEIGDMSLMLQAKLLRVIQEGDFIPVGATRAKKVDIRFVAATNKNLEKEVAEGRFREDLYYRLNVISIPLPPLRERKEDIEPLARHFLRKYNQRMNKEVDRFTREALDLMLGYSWPGNIRELENVVERAVILARSGVVTTDHLPMWKKNVASTAATGPASALSSHQLVSLENVEREHIRQTLARTGFHKSRTAEILGISRKTLDRKIAEFGLKPEGE, from the coding sequence ATGTCAGAGACAAGAATTTTCATCTGCGATGACGAAGAGGGCATCCTCAAATATATGAAAAAGCTCCTGGAGTCTCAGGGGTTGGTCGTTGAAACATTCACCTCCGGAAAGATGCTCCTTGCCCGGCTGCAGCAAGGGCCCAATGCCGACCTGTTGCTGCAGGACGTGAAAATGCCTGACATGGATGGGCTCCAGATCCTGCAGGAAGTGAAAAAGCTCCGCCCCGGGCTGCCGGTAGTTATCATGACCGCCTTCGGCACTATCGATGCCGCGGTTGAGGCCATGAAACTGGGGGCCTACGATTACGTGACCAAGCCCTTTCCCAAGGAAAAGATCCTGGGCGTACTGGAAAATGTTCTGGAGCGGGAACTTCTGCGCAAGGAGAATCAGCAGCTTAAGGAGGAACTGGGGAAGGTTACCCTGACGGACGCCATCGTCTTTGCCAGCGACCGCTTCCGCGAAGTCTACGAGTTGACCCTGGAGGTAGCGGCCAGCGAGGCAAACATCCTCATCCTCGGCGAATCGGGGACGGGAAAGGAACTCATTGCCGGCGCCATTCACCGGCACAGCAAGCGCAGGGGACGGCGCATTCTTTCCATCAACTGCGCCGCCCTGTCCGATACGCTCCTGGAATCGCAGCTCTTCGGCCATGTGCGCGGCGCCTTCACCGGCGCCACCACCAACCAGAAAGGGCTCCTGGAAGAGGCGGACAGCGGCACCCTCTTCATGGACGAGATCGGTGACATGAGCCTGATGCTGCAGGCCAAGCTGCTCAGGGTGATCCAGGAGGGAGATTTCATTCCGGTGGGGGCGACCAGGGCGAAGAAGGTGGACATCCGCTTCGTTGCCGCCACCAACAAGAACCTGGAGAAGGAGGTGGCCGAGGGAAGGTTCCGGGAGGACCTCTATTACCGGCTGAATGTCATCTCCATACCCCTGCCGCCGCTCAGAGAACGGAAAGAGGACATCGAGCCCCTGGCCCGCCATTTCCTGAGAAAGTACAACCAGCGCATGAACAAAGAGGTCGACCGCTTCACCAGGGAAGCGCTGGACCTGATGCTGGGCTATAGCTGGCCGGGCAATATCCGGGAATTGGAAAACGTCGTCGAGCGGGCGGTGATACTGGCCCGCAGCGGCGTGGTCACCACCGACCACCTGCCCATGTGGAAGAAAAATGTTGCATCGACCGCTGCAACTGGGCCGGCATCTGCCCTGTCAAGCCACCAGTTGGTCTCCCTGGAGAATGTGGAACGGGAGCACATCCGGCAGACGCTGGCGCGGACCGGCTTTCATAAGAGCAGGACTGCCGAAATTCTCGGTATTTCCCGCAAGACCCTCGACCGCAAGATTGCGGAATTCGGGCTGAAGCCCGAAGGAGAGTAA
- a CDS encoding cache domain-containing protein codes for MPQQKRFSIKRKLSIAILIPIAVAILICWLAGVFILNTRVVRQAQEKVRNDLNAAREVYLHEVGHIRDVVRFTASAPYTAAALHGNREVLAGILAPLRQTEQLDLFMALDAQGRVLYRANNPAASSDDKSRNPVITRALKGEIIAGTWIVSAEAMAMEGNQLAEQATIPILSTPHARPTTETMERAGMMLIAAAPVRDGAGRIIGALCGGVLLNKNNSLVDKIKSIVYEGVKADGKDVGSATIFLGDLRIATNVLTSGGSRAIGTRLSEEVYNRVILHKEKWIDRAFVVNDWYFTAYEPILSVDGVPLGSLYVGMLEKPYTAIKFRLGLLFSGVLLVGAVIGIAVAGWLAARLAKPVKELENAARRVAAGERDVQCLISSRDELGDLAEEFNQMNRALMQREDDIRELNRGLENKVRERTAELEEKNRLLVKAREELVRAEKLAAIGELAAGVAHEINNPMAIIRGNTELLQMSVPEGADNRDEVDTIYQQVGRVERIVGNLLRFARQEKKQLGHVRVNELMEEILAQIVHQVPLSHIRIIKEYEPGLPILEGDSEQIRQVLTNLVLNAIQAMDKGGILTVRTQLDRQREQTEIMIADTGTGIEADNLQQIFNPFFTTKANGTGLGLSVSYGIVNDHGGTIRVESKAGKGSTFKVSLPIKGRF; via the coding sequence TTGCCGCAGCAGAAGCGCTTCTCCATCAAAAGAAAGCTGTCCATCGCCATTCTCATTCCCATCGCCGTGGCTATCCTTATCTGCTGGCTTGCCGGGGTGTTCATCCTCAACACCAGGGTCGTCAGGCAAGCCCAGGAAAAGGTGCGCAATGACCTGAACGCCGCTCGCGAGGTCTACCTCCACGAAGTGGGCCACATCCGCGACGTGGTCAGGTTTACAGCTTCCGCCCCCTACACCGCCGCAGCCCTCCACGGCAACAGGGAGGTGCTGGCCGGCATTCTCGCCCCCCTGAGGCAGACAGAGCAGCTTGATCTGTTCATGGCGCTGGATGCCCAGGGCAGAGTCCTGTACCGCGCCAACAACCCGGCCGCCTCCAGTGACGACAAGTCCCGTAACCCGGTCATCACCCGTGCCCTCAAGGGGGAAATCATTGCCGGTACCTGGATCGTGTCGGCCGAGGCCATGGCCATGGAAGGAAATCAGCTGGCAGAACAAGCTACCATACCCATCCTCTCCACCCCCCATGCACGGCCCACCACCGAGACCATGGAACGGGCCGGAATGATGCTCATTGCCGCCGCACCGGTCAGGGACGGCGCAGGGCGGATTATCGGCGCCCTCTGCGGCGGCGTCCTCCTCAACAAGAACAATAGCCTGGTGGACAAGATCAAGAGCATCGTCTACGAAGGGGTGAAGGCCGATGGCAAGGACGTGGGGAGCGCCACCATCTTTCTCGGCGACCTGCGCATCGCCACCAACGTCCTGACCTCAGGCGGATCGCGCGCAATCGGCACCCGGCTTTCGGAAGAGGTCTATAATCGGGTCATCCTGCACAAGGAAAAATGGATCGACCGGGCCTTCGTCGTCAATGACTGGTATTTTACCGCCTATGAACCGATCCTCTCCGTCGATGGCGTCCCCCTCGGCTCCCTCTATGTGGGGATGCTTGAGAAGCCATACACCGCCATCAAGTTTAGGCTGGGACTCCTCTTCAGCGGCGTCCTGCTGGTGGGAGCGGTGATCGGCATTGCCGTAGCAGGTTGGTTGGCGGCCCGCCTGGCAAAACCGGTCAAGGAACTGGAAAATGCGGCACGGCGCGTGGCTGCGGGGGAACGGGATGTGCAGTGCCTGATATCCAGCCGGGATGAACTGGGGGATCTGGCAGAGGAATTCAACCAGATGAACCGGGCTCTGATGCAGCGCGAGGATGATATCAGGGAGCTGAACAGGGGATTGGAAAACAAGGTCCGGGAGCGAACGGCAGAACTGGAGGAGAAGAACCGGCTGCTGGTGAAGGCCAGGGAAGAACTGGTCCGGGCGGAGAAACTTGCCGCCATCGGCGAGCTGGCCGCCGGCGTTGCCCATGAGATCAACAACCCCATGGCCATCATCCGGGGCAACACGGAATTGCTGCAGATGTCGGTGCCGGAAGGGGCGGACAACCGGGACGAGGTGGATACCATTTATCAGCAGGTGGGGCGAGTGGAGCGCATCGTCGGCAACCTGCTCAGATTCGCCCGCCAGGAAAAGAAACAGCTGGGGCACGTGCGGGTCAATGAGCTGATGGAGGAAATTCTCGCTCAGATCGTGCACCAGGTGCCCCTTTCCCATATCCGTATTATCAAGGAATATGAGCCGGGGTTGCCCATCCTGGAGGGGGACAGTGAACAGATCCGACAGGTTTTGACGAATCTGGTGCTAAATGCGATTCAGGCGATGGACAAGGGGGGTATCCTGACGGTAAGAACTCAGCTGGACCGTCAACGGGAGCAGACAGAGATAATGATTGCCGACACCGGCACCGGCATAGAGGCAGATAATCTACAGCAGATATTCAACCCCTTCTTTACCACCAAGGCAAACGGCACGGGGTTGGGCCTGTCAGTATCATACGGTATCGTCAATGACCACGGCGGGACAATTCGGGTAGAAAGCAAAGCGGGGAAAGGAAGCACCTTTAAGGTTTCGCTGCCTATTAAAGGCAGGTTCTAG